In a genomic window of Jaculus jaculus isolate mJacJac1 chromosome 8, mJacJac1.mat.Y.cur, whole genome shotgun sequence:
- the Cenpb gene encoding major centromere autoantigen B, with translation MGPKRRQLTFREKSRIIQEVEENPDLRKGEIARRFNIPPSTLSTILKNKRAILASERKYGVASTCRKTNKLSPYDKLEGLLIAWFQQIRAAGLPVKGIILKEKALRIAEELGMDDFTASNGWLDRFRRRHGVVSCSGVARSRGRSAAPRAPAAPASPAALPSEGSAGSTPGWRGREEQPPSVAEGYASQDVFSATETSLWYDFLPDQAAGLCGGDGRARQATQRLSVLLCANADGSEKLPPLVAGKSAKPRAGQGGLPCDYTANSKGGVTSQALAKYLKALDTRMAAESRRVLLLAGRLAAQSLDTSGLRHVQLAFFPPGTVHPLERGVVQQVKGHYRQAMLLKAMAALEGQDRSGLQLGLVEALHFVAAAWQAVEPSDIATCFREAGFGGGPNATITTSLKSEGEEEEEEEEEEEEEEEEEGEGEEEEEEEEEEGEEEEGGEGDELGEEEEVEEEGDVDDSDEEEEEEEESSSEGLEAEDWAQGVVEASGSFRGYSAQEEAQCPTLHFLEGGEDSDSDSDEEEEDEDEEDDDEDDDDDSDEVPVPSFGEAMAYFAMVKRYLTSFPIDDRVQSHILHLEHDLVHVTRKNHARQAGVRGLGHQS, from the coding sequence ATGGGCCCCAAGCGGCGGCAGCTGACGTTCCGGGAGAAGTCGCGGATCATCCAGGAGGTGGAGGAGAACCCGGACCTGCGCAAGGGCGAGATCGCGCGGCGCTTCAACATCCCGCCGTCCACGCTGAGCACCATCCTGAAGAACAAGCGCGCCATCCTGGCGTCGGAGCGCAAGTACGGCGTGGCCTCCACCTGCCGCAAGACCAACAAGCTGTCCCCCTACGACAAGCTCGAGGGGCTGCTCATCGCATGGTTCCAGCAGATCCGCGCCGCCGGCCTGCCGGTCAAGGGCATCATCCTCAAAGAGAAGGCGCTGCGAATCGCCGAGGAGCTGGGCATGGACGACTTCACTGCTTCCAACGGCTGGCTCGACCGCTTCCGCCGGCGCCACGGGGTGGTGTCCTGCAGCGGCGTGGCCCGCTCCCGGGGCCGCAGCGCCGCTCCCCGGGCCCCGGCCGCCCCTGCCAGCCCGGCCGCCTTGCCCTCCGAGGGCAGCGCTGGGAGCACTCCGGGCTGGCGCGGGCGGGAGGAGCAGCCGCCGTCGGTGGCTGAGGGCTACGCCTCCCAGGACGTGTTCAGCGCCACCGAGACCAGTCTGTGGTACGACTTTCTGCCCGACCAGGCCGCGGGGCTGTGTGGAGGTGATGGCAGGGCGCGCCAAGCCACCCAGCGCCTGAGCGTCCTGCTGTGCGCCAATGCCGACGGCAGCGAGAAACTGCCCCCGCTGGTGGCAGGCAAGTCAGCCAAGCCCCGCGCGGGCCAAGGAGGCCTGCCCTGTGACTACACAGCCAACTCCAAAGGTGGTGTCACCAGCCAGGCTCTGGCCAAGTACTTGAAGGCCCTGGACACCCGAATGGCTGCAGAATCTCGTCGGGTCCTGCTCCTGGCTGGCCGCTTGGCTGCTCAGTCCCTGGACACCTCAGGTCTACGGCATGTGCAGCTAGCCTTCTTTCCTCCGGGCACCGTGCATCCATTGGAGCGAGGAGTGGTCCAGCAGGTGAAGGGCCATTACCGCCAGGCTATGCTGCTCAAGGCCATGGCTGCACTGGAGGGCCAGGATCGCTCGGGCCTGCAGCTGGGCCTCGTAGAGGCCCTGCACTTTGTGGCTGCAGCCTGGCAGGCAGTGGAGCCTTCCGACATAGCTACCTGCTTTCGCGAGGCTGGTTTTGGGGGTGGCCCTAATGCCACCATCACCACTTCTCtcaagagtgagggagaggaggaggaggaagaagaagaggaggaagaggaggaagaagaagaggagggtgaaggggaagaagaggaggaggaagaggaagaagaaggggaggaggaggaaggaggagaaggagatgagttgggagaagaggaggaggtagaggaggaggGTGATGTTGATGACagtgatgaagaggaggaggaggaggaagagagctcCTCTGAGGGTTTAGAGGCTGAGGACTGGGCCCAGGGAGTAGTGGAGGCCAGTGGCAGTTTTAGGGGTTACAGTGCCCAGGAGGAGGCCCAGTGCCCTACCCTCCATTTCCTGGAAGGTGGAGAGGACTCTGACTCAGACAGtgatgaagaggaggaagatgaggatgaggaagatgatgatgaagatgatgatgatgatagtgatGAGGTGCCTGTACCCAGCTTTGGGGAGGCCATGGCCTACTTTGCTATGGTCAAGAGGTACCTCACCTCCTTCCCCATTGATGACAGGGTGCAGAGCCACATCCTCCACTTGGAGCATGATCTGGTCCACGTGACTAGGAAGAACCATGCCAGACAGGCGGGAGTTCGGGGTCTTGGACATCAAAGCTGA
- the Spef1 gene encoding sperm flagellar protein 1 has translation MASSVDEEALHQLYLWIDNIPLSRPKRNLCRDFSDGVLVAEVIKFYFPKMVEMHNYVPANSLQQKLSNWGHLNRRVLNKLNFSVPDDVMRKIAQCAPGVVELVLIPLRQRLEERQRRRKQGGGSLQDLATQDGSGYMDMGLSQKNRGEGAPDPQGGGQLRGGRPLVTRPPVYNEALQGGPSFVLQIAEKEQELLASQETVQVLQMKVRRLEHLLQLKNVRIEDLSRRLQQAERKQR, from the exons ATGGCGAGCAGCGTGGATGAGGAGGCGCTGCACCAGCTATACTTATGGATAGACAACATCCCTTTGTCCCGACCCAAAAGAAACCTCTGCCGGGACTTCAGTGATGGAG TCCTGGTTGCAGAGGTCATCAAGTTTTACTTCCCCAAGATGGTGGAGATGCACAATTATGTCCCTGCCAACTCGCTCCAGCAGAAGCTCAGCAACTGGGGTCACCTGAACAG GAGGGTACTGAACAAATTAAACTTCTCCGTACCAGACGATGTAATGCGTAAGATTGCCCAGTGTGCTCCTGGCGTGGTGGAACTGGTGCTCATCCCGCTGAGGCAGCGCCTGGAGGAGCGGCAGAGGCGCAGGAAGCAGGGTGGCGGCTCCTTACAG GATCTGGCAACTCAGGATGGCAGTGGCTACATGGATATGG GCTTGTCCCAGAAGAACCGAGGGGAAGGTGCCCCAGACCCCCAGGGAGGAGGACAGCTCAG GGGCGGGCGGCCACTGGTGACCCGACCTCCCGTGTATAACGAGGCACTGCAGGGCGGTCCAAGCTTCGTTCTCCAGATCGCTGAAAAGGAGCAGGAGTTGTTGGCCTCTCAAGAGACGGTGCAG GTCTTGCAGATGAAGGTGAGGCGTCTGGAACACCTGCTCCAACTCAAGAACGTGCGTATCGAAGACCTCTCCAGGCGACTGCAGCAGGCTGAGCGCAAGCAGCGGTGA